A stretch of DNA from Rickettsia hoogstraalii:
CTACTAATTTTTCGAGTTCTGCTCTAGTAAATTTAATATTTAAATGTTTTGGTCCTGTACTATCAGCTGTAATATAAGGTAAATTAATATCGGTAGTTACTGCGGAAGATAGCTCTTTTTTAGCCTTTTCTGCCGCTTCTTTCAAACGTTGAAGTGCTAAAGGATCATTACGTAAATCTATACCGCTTTCTTTTTTGAATACATCTATTAAATGGTTTAATATTCTTGTATCAAAATCCTCGCCGCCAAGGAATGTATCACCGTTCGTTGATTTTACTTCAAAAACACCGTCACCGATTTCAAGAATTGAAACATCGAATGTTCCGCCGCCAAGATCGTATACTACAATAGTTTTACTTGCCGATTTATCAAAACCGTAAGCAAGAGCTGCAGCAGTCGGTTCGTTAATTATTCTAAGGACCTCAAGACCTGCGATTTTACCGGCATCTTTTGTTGCTTGACGTTGTGCATCATTGAAATAAGCAGGCACGGTTATTACTGCTTGTGTTACTTTTTCGCCTAAATAATTCTCTGCGGTTTCTTTCATTTTTTGTAAAATAAAAGCACTAATTTGGCTTGGTGAATATTTATTGTTATCCGCTTCGACCCATGCGTCACCGTTATCGGCTTTAACTATATTATACGGTACGATATCTTGGTCTTTCTTAACCATAGGATCGGTAAAATTTCTACCGATTAATCTCTTTACCGCATATATAGTATTGCGAGGGTTGGTTACTGCTTGTCTCTTAGCTGATTGTCCAACTAATTTTTCGCCGTTTGCAAAAGCTATTATTGACGGCGTAGTTCTCTCACCTTCTGAATTTTCTATTACTTTTGGCTCTTTACCTTCCATGACTGCAACACAAGAGTTAGTAGTCCCAAGGTCGATACCTATTACTTTTCCCATAAGATTCCTCGTTTTCTTTTTTATTTTTTGTTTAGTGTTGTCTATATGATTCGATTCTTTCGTCATTGCGAGGAAAAATTGAAAATTTTGACGAAGCAATCCAGTAAAAAATGCATAGCATTTTTTTATTAATTTCCTGGATTGCCACGCAGCCTACGGCTGCTCGCAATGACAATTTTGGTTATTACTCGAGCCACATAACAAATCCTTTAATTATTGTGCTATGACTTTTTATTTGATATAGTGCGGCTTAAATGATTTTACAAGAGGTGAAAATGAAAAAACTACCGATTTTACTAAAACTTTTATGTATTATTAATTTAGTTTTCCTAAATAATGTAGTTTTAGCATCTTCTGAAGCAAGCAGTGCTATATTTGAAAAAGCGAAGAAAGCAATCGTAACAATTGATACTAGAATTGCCGTATCGGCATATGATGATACAAGTAGTTGGACAGGAACGGGATTTATTAACGATAAGAACAACGGTTATATAATTACTAATACTCATGTTGTCGGCGGTGCGTCTATCGGAACTTATTTTGTTACTTTTTATAATGGTGAGCAGGCAGAAGCAAAACTTATCTATTACGATATTTGGCAGGATTATGCCGTTTTAAAAGTAGAGAGCAAAGATATACCGGCGTCGGCAACACAAATAGCTTTCTCAAATGAGATTCCAAAATTAAATCAAAAGGTTTTTGTAGTCGGTAACACGGAAGCAAAAGGTTTTTCTTTCCATACCGGTTATTTGTCCGATCTTTATAATATTGAAGGTTTAATGCCGCAATGTACTTATGTTATTAATTTAAATAGTACTGGCGGTGCTAGCGGTTCACCGGTACTAAACGATAAGATTGAGGCTATAGGAGTATTATACGGCGGCGGTAAAACTCATTCTCTAGCACTGCACGGTGATTATGTAGCTCGCACCTTAGAAAGTTTAAAGAATAATAAACAACCAAGCAGAAAACATATAGGAATAATAAGCGAGTTATATTCTTTAAATAAAGCAGTTAGACATCATAATTTCCCTAAAGAAGAAATGGATAAATATATAAATAAATTTCCTGATAGTAGAAATAGGGTGATAAGCGTTAAGGTAGTTCTAGCCGGTTCGCCTGCTGAAAAATCTTTAAAAGCCGGTGATATTATTTGGGCAGTTAATGATAAGGAACTCGGTGGCAATCTAGCATTATTTGATAGAGAAATGGATAATTTCAAAGGAATAGCTATTAAGCTTACTATATTTCGTGATGGAAAAAAGCTAGAACAAGCAGTAGATTTATATGATGTGAACAATAATAAAATCGCTAAAATGATAAATTTCGGCGGTGCGGTATTTTTTGAAGCCGATGACTATTTTAGTAATAAATCAGGTGTCCCGCTTAAAGCTTTAAGTATAGCTTCCGTTCAATCCGGTAGTAGCTTTAGCTCTATACCGACATTCTTTACCAAAGATTATAAAAATGTTTATAGATTACAAATTTTTGAGATGAAAGATTTGGCTTTAAGTAATCTTGAAGATTTGGTGAAATTCTTACCTGCTATTACTAAAGAGAAATTTATAACGGTTAGATTTAAAAATTATCAACCTTATTACGCTAATTTCGGTTATAACGAACTTATCTCCTCACATGATGATATGATTGCCGATGTAACCTTGGATTCTATAGATACCAAGCCTTATATATTAAAGTATAATACTGTTTCTCATGATTGGGATATGGAAAATATAAAACTTCAGTAACTAATCGATTGTGATAAATTAACAATTCTTAATCAATTAAGTCGCAATCAATTCAACTCGGTTTGTTGCGTTATTACTCCTAAATTTATAATCTTAATTTTAGGAGAATTGCAAATTATCTCAGTGTTGTTCACTATACTATAATATTCCTACGTGGATACTAAAGTCGTCACTGCGAGCAGGCCTTGTTGCGTGGATCGATAAAACCTACTGTGTCACCCCGTGGCTTGACCACGGGATGACAGAGGTAAAACTGATCCACGCAACAACACCTTGCGAGCAGCCTTAGGCTGCGTGGCAATCTCGTCAAATATCCTAAGATTGCTTCGTAAATTATTTCATAATTTCCTCGCAATGACGGAAAAAACTAATTAACAATTCCTCCTGAAATAATTAATAAATTTAGGAGAATTAATGAGAAAACAAAAAATACCTACTTTACCTACATCAGATTTAAGTCAATATAAAACTCCAAGCCTAAATTCCCCCGATTCAGAGAGAGAAATGAAACCTGCATCGGTAAAGAGTGATATAGAGGAGCTGGAAGTGTTATTTAAAGATAAAACAAAAAGCGGCATAAAAGATTTTAATAGTGCATTAAAGGTATGTATTGAAAATAATCCCACTGCCTTATTACACGAAGCGGCTGAGCATGGTAAAAAAGAGTTAGTGATAGCAATCTTAAAAGTAAATCGGGATTCTATAGATTCTAAGACTCTTCAGGGGCTATCGGTATTACATTCGGCAATTGCAGGAGTTAATAATAAAGACGTTATTGAAATTCTATTACAGGCAGAGCCTACTTTAGTAACAAAAAAAGATGCTTCAGGTCTTACTCCATTAGATTATTCTACATATTATGGAAGTAGGGTAGAGATAGTAGAAATATTACAAACTTACACTCGCGATGTTAAAGATCGAATTCCTATAGAATCATCAAAATACAATATAACACCATGTAATAATTGGGAAGAAGATATGCAAGAATATTTAAAAAATGAGATGTTTATAATTGGAAACACTAAGCATATAATAAATGGAGATTGTATAGAAAATTTGTAAATTATTAGACAAGCCTCTTCCTTGTAAATTTAATATAGAGTATTAGATTTGCAAGGAAGATGTAGAGAGTTCTTTAATAAAAAACGGTAAGTATGTAAAACTTACCTATAAAGTATTTTAAGCTTAAAAATTATAACTCAGTGACAGGTATTTCTTTTCCTAGTGCTTCAACTTGATAGTACGCTGTTTTGTATGAATCATAGCCGCAAACAGGTGTTATTATCCCATCTTCACTAGCTATATAGGTTGTTTTTTGTAGCATATGCTCCTCAATACGCACTAATTTACCTTGCAATATTTCATCATTTTTAACAAAATCCATTTTAGGTGTTATGGATTCGGCTAAGCTCTCTGAATGCGATTTTATTTCTTGAAAAGTTGATTTTGTTGGAAAATAAGATTTATACATATCTTTTATAGTGGTGGTTACATTTTGGTATAGCTCTAAGCATTTATTGCTTAAGTTAGCTATTTTTTGTATAAAGCTTTCCAATTTCATAATATAATACCTTAAATTTATTTTGAAGCGGCAAAAATATATAAGTCTTGTTTATAAATGTCAACATAAATTAATATATTATTACTATAAGTATTAACAAATGCTAATTATTATAATTTTCTTTCACAAAATCGAAATAAACTGTTATTAATATAAAAAACCAATCTTAATCTAGTATATGCGTTCTTTATTTGTAGTAATTATATTCTTTCTAATGAGTTGTAATTTAAAACCGGTATATAGTGAAAAATACACTAGAAATAATGATTTAGAAACTATTAAAGTTGAACCGATTAGAACAATTGAAGGAGCTGAGTTTTATCATCGTTTAACTAGTATTTTACCTCAGAAAGCAAAAGCAAAATACCTGCTTAAAGCAGAGCTTATCGCAACAACTATGCCTGCTACTATTGAAAAAAACTCCAATGTTTTAAGGGAATATATTAATCAATTAGTTAGGTATAAATTAATTGATATAGAAAGCCAAAAGGTTTTAATTGAAGAGAAGTTTTACCAAAACACGTCATATAATGCTATTTTTACACCATATGCAACAAATGTTGAAAGAGATGAAACAGGAATAGACTTGGCATATCAAGCAGCAGAAGAAATTCGTAGCAGATTAATTTTATATTTTACACGGAAATAGTTAAGCTATGAAATTTTATTTTTCACAAATAGGTAGATTATTTGAACTAATAAAAGCCGGAAAGATTAGAGCTCTTTTACTATACGGTCCTGATAAAGGTTATATAGAAAAAATTTGTAAGCATTTAGTAAAAAGCTTAAATATGCTACAAACTTCTATAGAATACTCAGATCTTAATATTTCATCTTTAGAAATATTACTTAATTCGCCTAATTTTTTTGGTCAAAAAGAATTAATTAAAATTAGATCGGTTGGGAATTCAATCGATAAGAATTTAAAAACAATTCTAAACAATGATTATATAAATTTTCCTGTATTTATAGGTGAGGAAATTACTTCAAGCGGGAGCTTTAAAAAGTTTTTTGAAACAGAAGAATATTTAGCGGCAGTTGCTTGTTATCATGACGATGAAGCAAAAATTGAACGAATTATTTTAGGTAAAGTAGAAAAAACTAATAAAATTATAAGTAAAGAGGCTATCACTTATTTAAAAGCTCATTTAAAAGGTGATCATGATTTAATTTGTAGCGAAATAAATAAATTGATATATTTTGTTCATGATCGAAGAGAAATTACTTTAAACGATGTTCTAAAAGTTATAAGTAGCGAAATTACGGCAAACGGTAGTGATTTAGCAATGTATTTTTCAAAAAAAGATTATAGTAATTTTCTGCAAGAGCTGGAAATATTAAAAAAACAAAATATCAATGAAGTTTTAATTATTAGAGCATTAATAAGGCATTATTTAAATTTATATATAGTTTTGTCGAAAATAAAAAACGGTGAGAGTTTGGAACTCGCAATAAAATCATTATCACCACCGATTTTCTATCAATATATTAATGATTTTACAAAGATAGCAAACAGTCTTAGCCTAACTGAATGTTTAGAGACTTTAAAACTGTTACAGCAAGCGGAGGTGGATTATAAATTAAATCCTGCTAGTTTCGATTTATTCCAAAGTATACTCTAAAGTAAATGAAGAGTAGACGAAGTTTAATTTGGAAAAGAGCAAGGAGACTATAAGGCGAGGAGCTGAGCGTATACTTAATACGTGAGCACCGCAGCTCTTATAAGACGACGTAGCCAATTTTTCAAATTAAACGAGTATACATTATGCCTAGACCTGATTTTTCTGACCCTGACAAACAAATTCACGAAATAATTAGAGTTAATCATGCCGGGGAGTATGGGGCAAAAAGAATTTATCAAGGGCAGCTAAAATATATCAAATCTCAGAATGATCATATATTAATTAAAGAAATGCTTGATCACGAAGAGGTCCATCTAAATTATTTTGAAAAAAAATTACTAGAAAAAGAAGTAAGACCCACGTTTTTATTATTTTTTTGGCATCATTACGGATTTTTACTTGGTGCTTTATCTTCCTTGATGGGAATAAAAACAGCGATGCTTGTTACCGAGAGTGTAGAAGAAGTAATAGAAAAGCATTATGAACAGCAAATAAATTATTTAGAAAATAAAAATGTTGAGCCGGAATTATTAAATAATATTATTAAATTTCGACTTGATGAAATCGAACATAAAAATATTGCTATAATGAATGATAGTACTGAGGCAGTATTTGCAGAAATAACTAGTAAAATAGTGAAGATAATTTGTCGTATCTCTATAATTTTAAGTAAGAAAATTTAGAGTTAACAGCTTAATTAGTTGAAAAATCTAGAAATATTTTACTTCTAAGATATTAAGAAGATAATAAAAAAACATTAATAATATTATTAAAAACGGTGATGAAAAGAAAAACTTTTTTCTAATTTTTTCTTTATTTTTTGCATTTGTATTTTTTAGAATTAATAAATCTTTATTTTTATTAAACATAAGCTAATACTACTCGCAATTCCTTTATTTAATTTATGC
This window harbors:
- a CDS encoding S1C family serine protease is translated as MILQEVKMKKLPILLKLLCIINLVFLNNVVLASSEASSAIFEKAKKAIVTIDTRIAVSAYDDTSSWTGTGFINDKNNGYIITNTHVVGGASIGTYFVTFYNGEQAEAKLIYYDIWQDYAVLKVESKDIPASATQIAFSNEIPKLNQKVFVVGNTEAKGFSFHTGYLSDLYNIEGLMPQCTYVINLNSTGGASGSPVLNDKIEAIGVLYGGGKTHSLALHGDYVARTLESLKNNKQPSRKHIGIISELYSLNKAVRHHNFPKEEMDKYINKFPDSRNRVISVKVVLAGSPAEKSLKAGDIIWAVNDKELGGNLALFDREMDNFKGIAIKLTIFRDGKKLEQAVDLYDVNNNKIAKMINFGGAVFFEADDYFSNKSGVPLKALSIASVQSGSSFSSIPTFFTKDYKNVYRLQIFEMKDLALSNLEDLVKFLPAITKEKFITVRFKNYQPYYANFGYNELISSHDDMIADVTLDSIDTKPYILKYNTVSHDWDMENIKLQ
- a CDS encoding ankyrin repeat domain-containing protein, with translation MRKQKIPTLPTSDLSQYKTPSLNSPDSEREMKPASVKSDIEELEVLFKDKTKSGIKDFNSALKVCIENNPTALLHEAAEHGKKELVIAILKVNRDSIDSKTLQGLSVLHSAIAGVNNKDVIEILLQAEPTLVTKKDASGLTPLDYSTYYGSRVEIVEILQTYTRDVKDRIPIESSKYNITPCNNWEEDMQEYLKNEMFIIGNTKHIINGDCIENL
- the holA gene encoding DNA polymerase III subunit delta, which produces MKFYFSQIGRLFELIKAGKIRALLLYGPDKGYIEKICKHLVKSLNMLQTSIEYSDLNISSLEILLNSPNFFGQKELIKIRSVGNSIDKNLKTILNNDYINFPVFIGEEITSSGSFKKFFETEEYLAAVACYHDDEAKIERIILGKVEKTNKIISKEAITYLKAHLKGDHDLICSEINKLIYFVHDRREITLNDVLKVISSEITANGSDLAMYFSKKDYSNFLQELEILKKQNINEVLIIRALIRHYLNLYIVLSKIKNGESLELAIKSLSPPIFYQYINDFTKIANSLSLTECLETLKLLQQAEVDYKLNPASFDLFQSIL
- a CDS encoding demethoxyubiquinone hydroxylase family protein; the protein is MPRPDFSDPDKQIHEIIRVNHAGEYGAKRIYQGQLKYIKSQNDHILIKEMLDHEEVHLNYFEKKLLEKEVRPTFLLFFWHHYGFLLGALSSLMGIKTAMLVTESVEEVIEKHYEQQINYLENKNVEPELLNNIIKFRLDEIEHKNIAIMNDSTEAVFAEITSKIVKIICRISIILSKKI